The DNA segment AAGTCACCATGAGGAAcaggtggagagaagagagagaaagagaccaaaatgtctggattatatagggaaaagCCTCTGGGGAACGGTCACTACGGCCTCTAGGCAGGAAAGTTGAAggtgggggcagggtatgccaggtcgGGActgggggatgctgggagaacctggaggccagatcTGCTTTGATGTGTAAAATATGCATCTCAGTCCCTTGTCCCCGGGTTCGAAACCAAGCACTTAGTACTCTATCATGGCTACTCGGGGCTTGCTCTAGATACAGTCTAAGTCCTCCGGTCTGACTCACAGGGACCAGGGAGATGAGTTGCAGCCGTACTGTTGCCTAGCTACCACAATTCATATTTCCATGAGCGCCCCCTGGTGTTTGTACATAAAATAACTTGTTCACCAGAAGGTGCACCCCAAGGAGGCAAGGAGAAAAGAACTTGGGGCTGAACTTTCATATTAGCTCCTGGCCTAGAGCCCCTAAGAGTCCTACACCATCTGCTGTGTTAAAGTGAGCACTCCACCCTGCCGAGCCGAATGGCTCTCCCTGGGAGCTCCTTTCTTATCCAAAGCCCCCAGGAACACAAGTCCACAAGAAGGAAGATTAGGTCAAATATAGCCTGGCCAGTACCTCACTCAAGTGACAAGTGTAAGGCTGGCTTAGGTGACGCTTCCAGGACCTTACAGTGATGGGGCAGAGGGAAGAGATGAGGAAGGGTTTGCCCTGGATTTCTGGACAGGAGTCCCTACAAGCCGATGCCAAAATCGGGCCACTTTTGATACCAGGTCACAACGTTCCCAAAGGGAGCGGCACCAACGTGGCTGCTCTGAAGGTCTCACTAACGAGAGTTTATCTGAACTCCCCAACTCCTACGGCTGGCAGGGATCCCAGCACGGATAATGTCTGTCCATCTTCTTTGGGCTCCTGATGTCCTCAAGTTGGCCCAGCTGCCACCCTCCTACAGGCCACCTCCTTCATGGCCATGCCATCCCTTATCCCTCTTACCAGCATCTTTATCTTCTATGCTCAGTACAACTGGCCACGCCCCTTGGGGGGGTTGAGaggttgggttgtttttttttttttccttttttcttttttctgttgccACTGCCCTAAAGGTAAGAGTTGGTTATTTTCTGATGGCAGTAGCTGGACTCAACAGAAGCTGGTGAGCTTGTCTGTTCTTCCATTTCTAAGCTACCCTCACCTATTGCCAGAAGACAGGCTTGATCATTTGGATCGTGCCCTGTCTATCTGAAGTTTTCAGGGAACCAAACCAATTCCCTCAAAGTCATCAGAACCTGGAAAGCAGGCAGCAAACTCAGAGGTAAGTGAgtggggtgtttttgttttgttttgttttttctcatccCTGCCAAGGAGGGAGCTGTATCCTCTAACCCTAGCTGGAGAGTTCTTTCAGGGTAATTGAACAGTGAGAGGTGTTATAGGGTCTTGATGACCCAAGAATTGCTATTGGAGCTAGATTTTCTCCATGTAACTGCAAAGGGCAAGAGCTTGGCTAAAAAGTCACACAAGGGTGGGTGGCGAAGTGTGGTTCACTCACACACAGGGTCAGCCTCAAGACTCTGCAGGTGGAATCTGTGGGAAACGACCCTGTTTCTAGAACCAAGAATTCATGTGGTGGGTGAGTGAACAGCCATCTCTCCTAAGCGGTTTCTCCATTCTCCTATTAGATTCCTAGCTTCTCTCTCACCATAACTAACATGTATCTAATTCTGTGTGTCCCCCATAGATATGGCCAGGGCACACCATGGAGATGCTACTCTGCCAAGCATCTTGGTCAACTTCATCTTCCTGCAACTCCTGACTTCTGGATATGGTAGGACACCCCTCCCTTTCTGACCCTAGGGGTGCCCAGAGTCAGGCTGAGGCTTACAACGAAGCCCAGGACTAAGGGTAACTCACAAAGAGGAAAATGGGGCCCACGGGGAGCCCCTGCCTCCTGCATGTGCCCTAACCTAACCCTTCCGTTTGCTTCTCTAAGGAAAATCAGATTTCCGTGTCCTTGGACCTCCTGACCCACTTCTGGCCACAGTTGGGCAAGACAAAGAGTTGCCTTGCAAACTGTCACCCAACATCAGCGCTGAGGGCATGGAGCTGAGGTGGTACAGGGACAAGCCCTCGTCAGCTGTGCACGTGTACAAGAACGGGAAGGATGTGTACGACGAACAGATGACGGAATATAAGGGAAGGACCACGTTCAACGGCAACCGTGTGGCCAGGGGAGAGGCCGCCGTGAAGATACACAATGTCACCATGTTTGATAATGGGACGTATCACTGCGTCTTCAAGGAGCACACATCCTACGACCAGGCCACACTGTGGCTGAAGGTGGCAGgtgagggttggggggggggtcttctACTCCACTGAAGAGCTTCTCTCAGCATCAGCCAGGACCCCAGACATTGATCTCCAGAGTCCTGAGTCCTAAAGCTGGAGAGGCCTTGGTGACACCTGCTTCCAAGCAAAGCTATTTTTCCCACAGGCTCTGTGCATCTGTAGTTCCAAAGAGAAAGTGGTTTCCCATCTGCTATCTCTTCTTCTAGTATCAAAAAGAGAGCACAGATGTGGGGGGAGGGAGTCAAAGTGTGGAAACAGCTGGGAAGTGGAAAGAGAGAGACCACCTTGAGGAAGAGTCAGAAACAGAAGAGCAGTGaacaggagacagaaacaaagggaggaggagaacagTGGGAAAGTCAGGGACACGGAGATAACAGCGAaacagggagaaagacagagagcctGAAACCACTAGGGATGGGGAAAGTGAgcgggagacaggagggagactGGGGTTGTTTGTAGCTATGGAGAAGTTTTTCTAGATGACAGACCCTAGCTCTTTCCTCGTCTCATATTAGTAGGAAGCTTCGGGGTGTTTCCTTAACTCCCCACCCCCGTTTCTCTCAACTGTTTTATTTGGGATTGAAGGTGCTGCATTAGTGATGTCATCACACAGACAGGTGGTCCGTGAAAATTGTAGAACTTACTAAACCCCTGAAAAacctccctccccgcccccacccccagcatcaaCTGTAGCTGCAGGATCTGAGCTGATGTCTCTTCCTTCAGGGCGGGGCTCATCCCCCAGAATCCGTGTGACTAACACCCAGGACAAAGGCATCCAGGCAGAGTGCACCTCAGCGGGCTGGTACCCAGAGCCCAAGGTGGAGTGGCTGGACCTCAAAGGACGACCAGTGCCTGCTGAAACTCACTTCTCAGTTTCAACCAGCACTGGCCTCCTGGCTGTGCTATCCATTGCGACTCCCCAGGACAGGGCTGTGGGGGGGCTGACTTGCTCCATCTCCAATCCCCTGCTCCCGGGGAAGGTGACTGAGACTTACCTGCTTGGTGAGTATCTGTTCAGTTCTACCATCAAAGACATCAGAACCAGGCCCTGGGTGCCAGGGATGTTAGAAGAAGGCTATGCAGGCAGAACCAGAGAAGTTCCTCCCTTCAGCCTGGCAAAGAGGGTCACAAGGATGTTGGTTTCCAAGACGTTGTAGAGATAGGGATGCAGGGATATCCACTAGGGAAGCAAGAAAGATACACCCCGATACTGGGAAAGATACACCCCGATACTGGCTTTTTCGTTGCTCCTGTTGTTTTAATAGATCTTGGGGTTTTTTTAGAGAAGTTTTAATTGATGGCAAATTTAATCAGAAAGTGCATAGactttcttactttaaaaaaatgtttctttttattttatgtgtgtggatgttttactgagtgtgtgtacgtacagtgtgtgtctgcagtgcccctggaactggagttacagatggctgcagTGAgacgccatgtgggtgctggaaatgggACCAGGGTCCTCAGGGAGGGCAGCagagctcctaaccactgaaatgtctctccagcccctggattttCTATATACCTCACCTCACGGTCATAACTCTCCCAGTTATGAACATCCAGAAAGGGAACATCACAGGAACGAACAGGCAAGACCCAGCAGGCTCACTCAGCAGGGTGAGGGCTCGCCAGTGCTGGGCGCTCTGGGGTGTGGACACAGGAGGGTATCTACTCACCGGTACTGCACACTGCCTGCAACTCCCCTACACTCCCTCCTCCTACTTAATTCCTGGAGaacctggaccttcttttctttcttcacattTTCCTTTCCATGATTCACCTTTgcctggtgtcttagttactgttctgttgctgcgaggagacaccatgaccaaggcaacttagattGGGGgtaagcatttaattgggggtttgcttacagtttcagagggttagtcctttatcatcatggcaggaaccatggtggcaggcaagcaggcagaaaTGGTGCTGGAGTAGTAGTTGAGAGACCAAGTTGCAggctgacagacagacactgaacCTGGcatgggattttgaaacctccgagcccaaccccagtgacacacctccttcaa comes from the Rattus norvegicus strain BN/NHsdMcwi chromosome 10, GRCr8, whole genome shotgun sequence genome and includes:
- the Btnl10 gene encoding butyrophilin-like protein 10 isoform X2; its protein translation is MARAHHGDATLPSILVNFIFLQLLTSGYGKSDFRVLGPPDPLLATVGQDKELPCKLSPNISAEGMELRWYRDKPSSAVHVYKNGKDVYDEQMTEYKGRTTFNGNRVARGEAAVKIHNVTMFDNGTYHCVFKEHTSYDQATLWLKVAGRGSSPRIRVTNTQDKGIQAECTSAGWYPEPKVEWLDLKGRPVPAETHFSVSTSTGLLAVLSIATPQDRAVGGLTCSISNPLLPGKVTETYLLAPLSRRLLSTEIGPALPLILTALGLVSAAIACAFGKCHTEEQKTSEEEEEPGAGDEDELFHVSLSLDPETASPKLMVSEDQKSVKRLLFDLDVSPNSRRFDQDPCILAQERFETSSSHTKAKVSRSLKLWSESTEDRNHIHILTEKTN